A genomic segment from Lignipirellula cremea encodes:
- a CDS encoding sulfatase-like hydrolase/transferase: protein MKIAALVVALLPFLVAAAGAAEGPRNVVLIMADDLGIEGFGCYGGVDYQTPNIDKLAATGLRFTHAYSQPLCTPTRLEIMTGLENQRNWRCFGILPPDQKTFGHLMQGFGYATCIAGKWQLQSYDPPDFPGAAERRGIGMHPRDAAFDAYSLFHSLHTEDKGSRYANPTFLRNGKLHQAVEGKYGEDLSVDFLLDFMQEHRDERMFVYYPMALPHWPMTPTPLSLAWSDPSRRQEVSPAHFPDMVAYMDQLVGRLVQGIEKLGLREDTLILFYSDNGTDRRITSRFDGAKVQGGKATPQQSGIRVPLIANWPGRIPASVNSDLIEPSDFLPTLAALAGKQLPAAWRTDGVSFAPQLLGEKASPRSWAFFWYDPRPGWDKEKYGRSIFALDHQYKLFEDGRLYDIAGTTLRETPLDLQQLTPAQQAGRDKLQAVIRQMMQPPLSAAAQTEVNAFGEPVSQE from the coding sequence ATGAAAATCGCCGCTCTTGTTGTCGCATTACTCCCTTTCCTGGTCGCCGCCGCCGGAGCCGCGGAGGGGCCGCGGAACGTGGTCCTGATCATGGCCGACGACCTGGGGATCGAGGGGTTCGGGTGTTATGGCGGCGTCGACTATCAAACGCCCAACATCGACAAGCTGGCTGCCACCGGGCTGCGTTTTACGCATGCCTATTCGCAACCGTTGTGTACGCCGACGCGGCTGGAGATCATGACGGGGCTGGAGAACCAGCGCAACTGGCGCTGCTTTGGGATCCTGCCGCCGGACCAGAAGACGTTCGGCCATCTGATGCAAGGATTCGGCTACGCCACCTGCATTGCCGGCAAGTGGCAGCTGCAGTCGTACGACCCGCCCGACTTCCCCGGCGCCGCTGAGCGTCGCGGCATTGGCATGCATCCGCGCGATGCGGCCTTCGACGCTTACAGTCTGTTCCACTCCCTGCATACGGAAGATAAAGGTTCGCGCTACGCCAACCCGACCTTCCTGCGTAACGGCAAGCTGCACCAGGCTGTTGAGGGAAAGTACGGCGAAGATCTGTCGGTCGACTTCCTTCTCGATTTCATGCAGGAGCACCGGGACGAGCGGATGTTCGTCTACTACCCGATGGCCCTGCCCCACTGGCCGATGACGCCGACTCCCCTTTCCCTCGCCTGGTCGGATCCGTCCCGTCGCCAGGAAGTCAGCCCCGCCCACTTCCCCGACATGGTCGCTTACATGGATCAGCTGGTCGGTCGCCTGGTGCAAGGGATCGAAAAGCTGGGCCTGCGGGAAGACACGCTGATCCTGTTCTATTCCGACAACGGGACCGACCGGCGGATCACCTCCCGGTTCGACGGCGCCAAGGTGCAGGGCGGCAAAGCGACCCCCCAGCAGTCCGGGATTCGCGTCCCGCTGATTGCCAACTGGCCCGGTCGCATTCCGGCCAGCGTGAACTCCGACCTGATCGAACCTTCTGACTTTCTGCCCACGCTCGCGGCGCTCGCTGGCAAGCAGCTGCCGGCGGCCTGGCGGACCGACGGCGTGAGCTTCGCCCCGCAACTGCTGGGCGAGAAAGCCTCGCCCCGCTCCTGGGCGTTCTTCTGGTACGACCCGCGGCCAGGCTGGGACAAAGAGAAATACGGACGTTCGATTTTCGCCCTTGATCACCAGTACAAGCTGTTTGAAGATGGCCGCCTGTACGACATCGCCGGGACCACCCTGCGGGAGACGCCTTTGGATCTGCAGCAACTGACGCCCGCCCAGCAGGCCGGCCGCGACAAGCTCCAGGCCGTCATCCGCCAGATGATGCAGCCGCCCCTGTCAGCCGCCGCCCAGACCGAAGTCAACGCCTTCGGCGAGCCCGTCTCCCAGGAATAA